Part of the Thermithiobacillus tepidarius DSM 3134 genome, AGACGGCGCTCCAAGGTGCGGATCACCATGCGCGCCCGCGGCGGGAGCAGGCCGCCGAGGCCGATGCGCTCCAGCAGCATGCGCTTGAAGCGCGCCGGCGCGGGCGGGCGCATGGCCTCCGCCGGCGCCAGGGAGGCCACCCGGCGCACGGTGTCGAGGGCGCCCGCCGTGGCGGCCACCAGACTGATCCCGGAGGCCAGCAGCGGGATCCAGGGCTGAACGCGGTAGGTCAGCCGCGGGAAGTGGAAGAACGCGGTGTACATCCCGGTCATGTAGTAGCCGAGCCAGGCGCCGATGGCGATGCCGGCGACGATGCCCAGGAATACGATGACCAACACCATCTTGAGGTAATGCAGCCCGATGGCCAGGTTGCCGTAGCCCATGGCCTTGAGCGCGGCAATCGGCTCGCGCTGGGTCGCCACCTGTCGGGAGAGCACCACGTTCAGCAGGAAGGCCGCCACGCCCAGGAAAATCGTCGGAAAGATCATGGCCAGGGTGCGCAACTGGCTGATTTCCTGGCTGAGGATCTTGTCGGAGAGCTGCTCGTCGCGCCCATGGGCGCCCAGCGCGCCGTAGGGCTCCAGCAGCCGGTCGAGGGCGGCGATCACCGCCGCCTCGCTGGCGCCCGGCGCGAGGCGCATGACCGCATGGTTGAAGGCGCCCTCCATGTCGAAGGCGGACGCCAGGTATTCGCGGTCCATCCAGAACACGCCGAAGCTGCGGTCGTCGGACAGGGCGCCGCCGCGCGCGGAAAAAATGTATTCCGGCGACAGCACCACGCCGACGATGCGCAGCTCTTCCCGCTTGCCGTTCAGGATGGCGGCCAGCCGGTCGCCGGGCCGCAGCCCGCGCGCCTTGGCGAAGGCCTCGGACACGAGCGCCTCCCGGCTTTGGCCGGGCTCGATGAAGCGACCGCGGCGCAGCGTGAGCCGGTTGAGCTGCGGCTGGCGGGCGTCGGTCAGGCCGATCATGCGCCCGATCACCGGCTCGGCCACGCCCGGCACGTCCAGGGTGGCATCGAAGACCACCGTGCTCTCCAGCTCCGCCACGCCGGGGATGGCGGCGATCTGCCGCTCCACTGCCTTGGGCGCGCGCTTCACGTCGGCGAAGACTTCCGCGAAGCGCGCCGCCTCGTAGTAGGACGCCCGCAGCCAGCGCAGCGAATCGTAGGTGGACAACTGGGCGACGGAAGCGCCGATGCCGGCCGCCACCACGAGCGCGATGGTCAGCACCTGGCTCTTCATCAGCCAGAGATCGCGCAGCAGCTTGCGATCGAGCATCTTCACCAGCTCAGCTCCGCGGGCGTGAGTTTGCGGGTGTTGGTCTCGATTGTGGTGATGCGCCCGTCGGCCAGGTGCAGCACCCGGTCCGCCATGCCGGCGATGGCGGCGTTGTGGGTGATCACCACCGCCGTGGTGCCGAGTTCCT contains:
- a CDS encoding ABC transporter permease; this translates as MLDRKLLRDLWLMKSQVLTIALVVAAGIGASVAQLSTYDSLRWLRASYYEAARFAEVFADVKRAPKAVERQIAAIPGVAELESTVVFDATLDVPGVAEPVIGRMIGLTDARQPQLNRLTLRRGRFIEPGQSREALVSEAFAKARGLRPGDRLAAILNGKREELRIVGVVLSPEYIFSARGGALSDDRSFGVFWMDREYLASAFDMEGAFNHAVMRLAPGASEAAVIAALDRLLEPYGALGAHGRDEQLSDKILSQEISQLRTLAMIFPTIFLGVAAFLLNVVLSRQVATQREPIAALKAMGYGNLAIGLHYLKMVLVIVFLGIVAGIAIGAWLGYYMTGMYTAFFHFPRLTYRVQPWIPLLASGISLVAATAGALDTVRRVASLAPAEAMRPPAPARFKRMLLERIGLGGLLPPRARMVIRTLERRLLRTVLTTFGIASSVAIIVAGTFWGDALDYLIRVQFYDTERQDVSVVFTDPVAGSARFDIEHLPGVLYAEAARSVPVRLRAGHRSYRTAVLGLPPDRELRRLLNADLRPVPLPAEGILLTDRLAERLRVKVGDRIQVEALEGNRAKRDVPVVGLVDELLGISGYMDIRALNRLMNEGDAISSVGVSLDEAQAQSLYARLKEMPKVATVAIKASLLQSFQETTARNVLFYTTIVTVFAGAMTIGVVYNSARISLAERAWELASLRVLGFTRREVSGLLLGELAVELALAIPLGLWLGYLLSVTIVALTHTETFSIPVIITPKTYAYAALVTVVAGIVSALIVRRRVDQLDLVAVLKTRE